One Salvia miltiorrhiza cultivar Shanhuang (shh) chromosome 6, IMPLAD_Smil_shh, whole genome shotgun sequence genomic window, TAAGCAAATTTCAAGCCACAAGATCAACCAAGATCTAATGGCCAGGATTtgttcctatatatatatatactaaaaattcatttttttttcgcgaccgtcgtcaaaattatgcatttaattgaacaccaatatgcataaaagtaaacaaaaatATGCATGACACCAGATAGAAATATGCACGAGAAAGTATCAGTATGGTCCGTCAAGTGACCAGCGCCCAGAGCTACATGACGGTGTCGCATAGTACTATACATATAGTTTAACACGAATATacataaagataaatataaatatgtataacgttacacacaaatatgTATAGCATTATTCGACAACGAGAGGCACCATAGGGTTTGCATATTGATATTTTTCCATGCGTATTTCTATCCAACATAATGCATGTTTGGATTTATGTTTATGCATAAAAgcgttcaattatatgcataattttgacgatgGACGcggaaaaaaaatatgaattttttaaaaaaattagaaaaaaaaaatattttatttttatttttataatttttgaaaattatactATTTTACTCCTCCTTATTTTTGCCTTAGAAGACTTTAGAAGGTCTTGGGAGGCATCTGCCACATATTGCACTCAaaataatgagaaaaaattgactattttttgtggacggaaggagtattattattattattattattattattattattattattattattattattattattattattattattattattattattattattattaatttaattcgaATTTTAATATGATCCGAAAATTTGaactaaattttaaatttttgtttggATCCTATATTCGAATTTAGGGATTTTGCTCACCCCTGAATTTCGGTGTGAGATATATGCCTCAaaataatgagaaaaaattTCATAGTAGTTATAAAAAATACTtactccgtcccattattgttggCCTATTTTTATTGGGCACGAGTATttaggagaataagattgtaatgTAAAattgtgtaaaggtgtgtgaggTCACATTGTTTgaagtgtaaaatcattaccagaaattgaaataaactactccctccgtccaccaaaaatatacCACTTTACTTTCggtacgaattttaataaaatgtgagtgaagttggtagtagagtaagggtcccactttaaatgtgagtggaatggtgtggaccctactattaaaaatggatgtgacatattttttgtggacggacgaaaaagaaaattgtggcatatctttgATGGACGTAGGGAATAATATTAATGGAAcacattaaaaagaaaaatagaccaACAATAATGGAACATAGAGAATAGGAGTATAAAATaacatatcaaaataaaaaatatataaattaattaaatatttaaaattaaatatctcACTCGTCTAGATACTAACAACAAAGTTGAACTTTCCTTTTGTTTCTTATGTTGAAATACGTCATTATTTGAGATCCCCCTTCTATCCTTCTTGCGCCCTAATTCTCCTTCCTCGTTTGCATCTTCAATTCCAGAGTTTGGGGACacaatagcagattcaagaaAAGGTATTTATAGAAGATGATTTCACCTTACATTTCCTTTTTATGGTGAAGATATTGAATGAATTTTGTTGGTGTGATTACTGAAATCCATGTTTATGCATAAAATTGCTGAAACCATTTCTGAAAATCTGAAATTGTTGCCGAAATCACATTTATCTAATTATGCCTGCATCTCCCGATTCCTACATTATCACATCGCCTCAGCTCCTCCGCACGTGGAGGCGGCCGCCTTTCGCCGACGAGGTGCACATATTGGTGCGGTTCAGCGTCGCCTTGCCTTGAGGCGTCTGCCTCTAGTGAATTTCACAACATTGTCAATATTCTAATAGTTTGTATTGGTGGAgttctaatactccctccgtccacaaaatgaatactcatttatggacgacacgagttttaaggaatgtattgagtgtagtgtgaatagaataagggtttcactttttgagtgtattaattatagggatgtgtggggtacactttccaaaaaaggaatgagtacttatttcgtggacgaacgaaaaaggaaatatgggtacttaTTTCGtggagggagggagtatattgtaaTTTCCATGTTTCTTATTTTGGTTGAGGCTATGTTCGTGTTTCATGCTTTGTTAATCTTCTTGACTCAATCTAGGTGCGAGCAAAACCAAACCGAAACTTAACAACTGAATCAATTTGTTGAATTTTGGttgtttcggttcggttataatTTATTTGGTTTAGtttaaggataaaatatttCTGTTGGATTAAATGCTCACGCCTAGTTCAATCTTTACTACTTTGAAATGAGTGTGTCTCACAAGATAAATGCACTTTGCCTTTATCAAGTATGAGATGCTCAAAAAGGAACTTTTGTTTCCCTTCCGTGGTCATGTTGCTTCAAATTTCTCTAGAACAAAGTAACATTCAGAGAATTGGTGGCTTTGCCATGTCAACGTGTGTGTTTTTGTGCTTGTATCTAGTCTAATTTTTTCTCAACCTTGTTTTTtacccttcatcttcctcttcCTGTTGTGTTGATATGAGACCATTTCCTTTATCAGAGTTGCTGCTATGGCAGAAAATTCTGGAAATCCGCCTGCATCTGGGCACGACATTATATTAGGACCTGACTTCTTTGGTTTGTATAAGAGTGAGATCGATACATTATTGGCTGAAGATGATAGTCTTCTGCCCTTGCTTCGTCGAGTTTCTCAGTTATCTGGAAACCTTAATGGGGTGGGCAGAGAAAAAGGCTCAACTGTGGAAAACAATGCTAGTACTAGTTCTGCTTCAATGTTTTCTGATGGAATAGGAGCTCTGGTTTCGgataccaaaaaggaaagattaTGTGGATTGCTCAGGCAGAGTGTTATTGATCTCACGCAAGAGGTGGATGAGGTAATAATCAAATATACTTATTCCAACCCTTCTAATAATCTTGCTGTACATGAAAGTAAACATTGCTAGGAAGTGTCTATTAGCTCTGTTCCTTTTCCCATTCTATTTCCAAATTGTGTTTTACATTTTGAAATCAGATGGAGAATCCTGTTCTTTCTGTTTGTCGAATTCGATCGTGCCTAAGCTGCAAAGAAAAGCTTTTAAGCTTGGATGCATCGACATGTAAGGCTGATCAACCGCAGCACGCTAAAAAGAAGGCCAAAGTTGTTTCTGCATCTCCGGTGAGGATCTCCTTAGATGTTACTTTGTATGGTGGCGAGTCATGAATTAGTTTCAGTTTCATGTTGTATTTCGTAGGCATTGCTCTTTCCATCTTTTGAACCAACATCTCGACCACTAAACTAATAATAGAAATTATCAAGAGcattgagatatctcaaagttcAATCCATCTTAATAAACAATGAGTTAGCCTATatttttttgtgtttatttaggctaatcctcaaaagtaaatgCCCCCAATGAGCTGTTGGTTTAGACTGGAACATGGGGTAACACACTATTTTACTGTTAAAGAGtttcttaaaatttgttttcttttcttagtGTTGCTCCACTTGGTGTTAGCATTAATTTGGATTTGCTGTTGTATTGTTATCtggtttataataataattatgatatGATTATAGCGTTTACCCAAAAAATTCTCATTTTTGtccatattaaaaaaataattgtgGTAACTGACTCTAGCATTTCTGTTTTGCCATCCTTGAATCATACTTCCGTGTTCCATTTATTTACACGTTTAAATGTTTGAGTTGTTTCTGAAAGTAAAAGTGTTGTTTCTTGCTCGTGGCAAACAGGATTTGGAAAGTGAACACATCCAGCTGGATGATGATTTGCGGTTTATATTAGAGCAGGACAGTTCCAAGGTTGAGGAACTCATGGAGAGCCACACTAGAGAAATTTCCACCACGGTACTTGGACACGAAGTTCCCACTTCTCTGATCCCAATTTACACAAATCTGAATCACCAGCACGTAGCATATGGCTTATGGTTCTTATTACTTTGTCTGATAGTTGGATCACATGGAGACGAAGCTCGAAGAAATTCTCAATTCTGTAATGACCACCTGCAGGTATTCCAAttcttcaaatttaatttaatttaatttctcaTCTTAGAAATCATTATTATGGTTGCTTGTGATGCTGTTGACTGTTTAAATGAGGAAGAATTCTTATGTTTTCTCCGGCAGGGCTATGACCATTGTTGAGAAGCAAGAGCTTCGCAGACTGCTTCGGAAATTACCAGCCACAAGCCTTGACCGTGTTGTGGAAATCATCGAACATACCAATCCCCCAAGCTACTCGGGCAGCACAATGAATGTTGAACTGGACAAATTGGTAACAGAAGTGCAAAACAAGCTCTTTTCTGTGCTCGAATTTTAGTGTTTAGCTCCCATTATCTCATCTGCTATTTTGTGTGCTTCTGTAGAACAATGTTGCACTATGGAGACTATACTTCTACGCTGCAAGCGTTACAGAAAAGCTGACAGTTAATGCCAAGAAGCCGTGTCGGGAGTGAGCATTTTTTATTACTCCCCCATCCCATCAACCTTAGTTAGTGTTGTAAAGGTTATAGAGATACAGCATTTTGTTAGTGATATGCGTAGTTAAGCCAAGGAGGACATAGATGTACAGCTGATATTGAGTTCATTCACATAGTGCCCAAATTACGTAAAAAAATGTGAGAAAGCGGTGCACACTACAGGCCTCTCTAAATTCCTTTTTTCTTTACCTGCGTTTTCTGTCCATATTTTTGCTGGTTGTGGTGCATTTTCTTTGATGAAAAAatgtgttaatatatatatttatcatttttctaTTCTTTTCACATGTTCTTCAGGGTTGGATAATTTTTCTCAGATAGGATGGAAAAAGTGGGGTggtcattttttcatttttcttcttgaATTTATGTGATGGGATAATATTTTTTGATATGTTTACACCCTAAAGAATTGTgttaaaatatgatttttttttcattttctttattcttctcttgttttttttttttttttgaggaattaTTCTTCTCTTGTTATGATTTGTAATTTAAGGGAATGAACTTTTATGGTTTGAACTTTGTTGCACGGTCATAACTTTGTAGGTATGCCAAAAAATTGTGACTTTTTAGTATTGTTTATGGCTTGAACTTAGAGTCAATATATCAAACTAgcctattttttataataaattaaaaatttatcaattcaaataaaaattttaaaaattatttacttttttatgttaaatgactaatttgcccctaagattaaaatgaaaaaattagtcACTTCAAATCTCTatccctctctcctctcgatctctctctctctacgctaTCTCGCTCGCTCTATCTCTGCTCTCTCTatgctctctctcttcctccatCAAGATCTGCGTCGATTGCTCCCAAAAGATTTgagttttcttcattttcgctctctttctctctctctccctctctctccaaCCACGCATTTTTCTTCCTTTCTCTCTAGGGTACACTGCTTTCCCCCAATCCAGATTGTAGGTCGGAACTCTTTTGACTTTTCGATCTTATTTTTTCCCCTAAATTTTGTAGTCTCGTATTTGGAAGTATTGATATCATATGTTTAATACGTACTTCTATGAGAAGTTGAAACAGGATGTTCTGAAGAAGACAGATAGAAAAGCTTTATTTTTGAAGTTCAGAAGGTGGTGGAAAGGTGTGAATATATTCGAGAAACCATACATTTTCCTCCCAATTCATGAAAATCGTCGTATTTGGAAGTATTGAAAATTGGCAGATTGTTTGTGTATGTAGCTTATTTGAGGAAATTTTGGAGTTTTGCCGCTACTGATTCACATTGACTTTTATATTTTGGAGTGAAGTTCGAGAAACTGAAGCTCTTTGATTGGGACTGGAAACGTCTTCATTTGCCGACGCCTATTTCCTGTTGTGAATTTCATTTGATTTCTACTGTCTAATTTTTCTAGTGATAACTTAGGGTGCCTCCAACAATAAACTATAAATTCCAGCTTCCAAAGTGCCATGTCATTTTAAAAACTCaattcactttttttttatacatcCTCCAATGATAAACTAGTTCTTAAATGTTTGTGACCccattataataaataaaaaaaatggaaaagaaaagCAAGAGAGCTCATTTCACCGAGAAACAGCAAGAGAGAGAAACACAATTGCAGGTGGGGTCCACGGCGTCAGATGTGAAACTGGTTGCCAGTTCTAAACCAGTTTCTCGCCAATTTATTAGAAACTAGTTTCTCTCTCCAATGGTGATTCTCAAACTTGAAACTAGCTTTTTTGTGCCATTTGAGGCACCCTTATTAATaatcttgaattcacgatcagatctatgaattcacagtCAGATTTATGAGATTTAAAATTTactgttcttgaattcacaatcagatctatcCATTGACAATCAgatcgatgaattcacaaccaactctattgaattagttgttttggttgtgaattcaaactttaaaattcaaattcatgacTACTTGAATTCGCAACCAAAATAaatcttggttgtgaattcgagttttaaagctcgaactAGCATATGCCCATTTGTGCAATGCACGACATACATTGAAGTCaaacgataaatttaaataaataaatataaataaataaaaaatattaaaacataaacaaatacaaaatatgttttaaattaaaatataatcattcacatcaattactcaataaaatcctgaatttaaaaatgtaaattttcaatttataccaAGTGTAATGAtatgtaaattttaaattttcaatttatacaaaatgtaaattttcaatttataactTTGATAACTTTCTCatcttaaatctatttttatcctatgatatatcaaattaaagcttttgtcatgatctttaatttgatatatatatatatatatatatatatatatatatatatatatagggagaggttcaagaaagaaccataaataaaagaagatcggagaaccattttcagccattcgatcatcaagatctacggtggatgcatcatcttgttggatgaatgcagatcttgggttcgaatcatgaagggagcattttttttaaatttttttagtgcattaattttaacagcgaatgcattaatttttacagtggatgcattagatttgatggttctcccgttctcacaaataatgtagttctctctagaaccacaccctatatatatatatatatatatatatatatatatatagcgcaAGTCTTAACGGAGGcagaagaatgaatcaacacCGCACGTCGGCCGTCTAATTGACACGCCGCACGCCGGCCGTCTCCGCTGCTGCTGTGCTCATATCTGCGGCTGGCTATCAGCTGgaagtcgccgccgccgccgctgcatcATCCTGAACCGCCGTTGCAGATCTCCCTCGAGATCTCCATAAGCGCCGACTCGATCCGCCACTATTGTCCATAAAACACGATTGCTGTCAGTTGGCTGTTTTTATTGTCAATTGGGGCTGTTTTTATTGAGGAGGGTTTCTGCTCGGATTCTCGATCCGGTCGGCGGCGCTGATAGCACGCCGCGCCTGCCGATCCAGACTCCCCACCGCGAGGACTCTTCTCCGGCCGGCCGCGACTCCAGACGCCTCCGTCGCCGCTGCTCCCCGCCTTAAGCCGTTCTCCTGCCGGTGATGGATTCGAGTTCGCCGGAAGTCCATCGTGACAAAGGGGGCCTCAATCTTCCCCTGGTCTCTTCTAATTTTGACAGGTCTCGATCTAAGTCCCCTGCCAATGTTCCGTCTCAGCACCCGCCTCTCGAAAAGCCGAGTTATTCTTCCGGCGCAGTGGCTGTTGGGCAGCGCTCGTCGGGTTTTTCACCGGCGCAGAGTTTGATCGGTGATCCTAACCAGACCATCCCTGGTTTGATACAGCCGATACCATCTGTTGTTACTTCAGTAGCGCAGGTGCCGGGTTCTGCTCCGGCTGTTTCTTTCGCTGCCAAAGTAGCTGATAAAGTCCAACCCAATTCGCTTAAGAAGCCGGATGTTGCAGCGTATGGCCTCCGAGGCCTTCAAATACAGCGAGAAGGAGAGGTTGTCACCCTCTCAGTGCCCAAATCGGAATATCAAACAAAGTTGGAAGAGTTTCAATTTGCACTAATCGGTAGACTTATCCAACGTAAAGGTGACAAGCCACGCACGTTCGCCGACCTCTCTCATGAACTTCGAACCATATGGCAGTGCGCCGACTGTCAACTGGTGCCCATGGCTAAGGGATTCTTCGTTGTTAAATTTTTTACGATGGAAGCGAAAAAGAAAGCTAAGGGGAGTTCTTTTCTCCAACTGTCAATCGGCCACGTACGCTTCCGTGAATGGACTAGGTATTTCGATCCGTATAAGGAAGTGTCGTCTCTGGCTCAGGTATGGGTTCGGATATATTATCTTCCTGTCGAGTTATGGACTCCGGTGATTATTGCTGGTATAGGTCGTGTGCTTGGTCATCCTATGCGAATTGATAATGCCTCCGCAACTGGTCATGTGGGACACTTTGCGCGGGTTTTGGTGGAACTTGacatggctttgcctattctcaactcgatgtacattgatgacggcgatagatcgttctacattgagtttggttttgaatctatgccccttttttgctcgcgttgtaaacttacaggtcattcaacggataaatgccggagagctgatagggccacgagcaagcaaaagatctctgagcctcctgctgtggttgtgaagaatcttgataagggAGAGGGTCCGATTCCTGCATGGCAGCCCAAAGTTGATATTCTTAAACCTCTATCAGGTCCTGATCTTCTAGACGCGGCTACAGTGAAAAATGATCTCCCTCTGGCGGGGGATGCTAACCGATATCAAGCGctagatgaggatgaggaagaggaagtggaggagactatcattgcggactccaattatgaagcagaggctttacatgaggaagaaaatgatgggtcgcctcacacggaaaaggctagtgataaggagggctcgaatgtagagggaactttggagttggattctggaacgaatagtggagctgtggtagagcaacaaacggtagttggggcagaagattcagcgagccagcaggttaattcgccgattaaggaagttgattttgataataaatccattccttctccggatgacatggcgagtcgtattattaggttagaggagcaagttaatcaggggatgcagctgctctcggagcagaagcgcggacgtggtcgtccaaagggctcggttaagggacgagagcctatacatgcaattccggaaggttgtattaaaagtcgtcttaggaatgcggaagaaatgggtaacaagccgagggagtttgtggttgacgtcaccaataggcctaatatgattgcaatgaataatgtcgtccataggcgttggtcggatgatttggataatgatcctgactttcctttttgagttgttctccttcgctttttaagttttgtgcccttagtctgcatcttgtgctttcaagggatgttttttctttttctctttataataaacctcaatttaataaaaaaaatatatatatatatatatatatatatatatatatatatatatatatatatagggagaggttcaaataagaaccactaataaaataagaacagcgaaccattttaagccattcgatcatcaagatctacggtggatgcatcatcttggtggatggatgcagatgctgggttcgaatcctgaagggagcaaaaaaattattttttttggatgcattaaatttaatagaggatgcattaatttgtatagcagatgcagtaattttattggttcttatgttctcacgataattgtggttctcactataaccgcaccctatatatatatatatatatattgtatattttgTTATTAGCCAAATTATAAGATATTTgaaaaaaactatatatatagaaagaaagagaaaaaaaatgaagaaaaaaaattagaaaactgCAAATTAATGTAAATCTCCTAAATTATAGCAGAAATCTCTCTAAAATAACTGAAGTTTAAATTGTGGCGGCAAATTATTACCGTTGAActccttttttatatataatatagatatagattcacaactagttgttttgattgtgaatgtgaattctcgaattcacaaccagtttgatgaattcacggttgaattgctagtgtttgttgtgaattcgagttttaaatctcgaattcacaaccaactctatttctagttgtgaattcacaactactgtttttagttgtgaatttaaactttaaaactcaaattcacaactgcttgaattcacaaccaaaataaatttctcatgctccggaacacatccagccgagcacccttataacgcctctggttagtgcccgatgaaGATCAACTCatcgagtcagctaacaagtgtacacaattctcaaacaacgtgttaggtcataagagaacctcaattgattaactgtgcgagccttaaacatggtagagtgcacaaaaatatttattggataaacagtttgtatttcatgaaacatttaagctcattagctcaatcatacatttggaaaataagcccacctgattaggcaatgcctgtcgtttattctaatctctgaatcggaatagcggtgctagtcctcacgatccacgaagcctacaagaaatttatactcttaataggtctcatgaatctaatcttaagtcaaggtaaagtgcttaacattctatgattcacttagccgggttttcaaaatttaatgaataaataattgaaaagtaaaattcttgagttaagaacaccaacaatatacttactcgtctttcttttgtaattggaattataataaccaattaaatcataaatactttcattgcaaaatataaatgcaacatgcttagcatataataagtaattacttaaaatatgcacataataataatataatattattatgcaaattatcatttaaaataattaatcaaactatttaatagtttaattaaataattaagtgCAGTCCAtttaatgaaaaaagaaaaatttgcaCAGCCCAATGAGTAAATTCCAAATGTTTTAAAATAAGAAGGCCCAACACGTAAGCCCAAAACCCATTTGGGGGTTTGCATCTGCTATGctatgctctgctctggtatacTACGctatgctctgctctgctctactatGCACTCCTCTACTCTGCTCTCCTCTACTCTGCTCTACTATCCTCTCCTctatgatttatgcttaattgttcttaatttgggggtttgcatgtgcttattttgagttaaatatcctgaaaattggtgcgtttatgggtttgttttagctttgcaggagattctgaTTTTATAGACGGAAGAGTGttatgttggagattttgggtcagAATTGCGTACTTAGGCGCAAACTGGTGTCCAGAGCTGAAAgtccgcgccagagcagagctgagaagcTGCGCCAAAGCAGAGTTGCGCGGATATGTCTgcatcagagcagagctgacttccatagtcagagctgaccatctccagagctgaacttcactatcagaactgaattctccagagcagaacaaacttgtcagagcagagctgaagctcagtcaccagagctgactttacgCGCCAGAGTTAACACAATTCCAGAGCTCACTGAAGACAGAGCTGACTACTTATCCAGATCTGTCATGATTTTCCAGCTCTTCCATCTCGTCAGAGCTGCCAAAGACGCCAGAGCTGCCAAGAATTGCCGAGCAAGTTAGCAATCCCCTGTGCGCGCACGCTGCTTGATGTTTATCTTTAAAGCCCAGTTTCACAATGCCTTTTTGAGCAGCATTAGGGTTGATCgatagtctataaatagggctcaaTGTTCTTCATGAAAAAGAATCTTTTAGCCTTCGTTCCAATAGTagcttagaccttaggcaatcaAAACAATCTTAGTTTAATTCTCGTTCTAGATAGTTCTTTAGTTTCGAGCTTTAGTTAGTTCTTAGATAgcatttaattcagttttaggTAGTTCTTCGttcgagttgtaatcaagtgacaaaTTTGCTTCTCGATGATTTcggtatttatttaaatacgtttatttacttgcttcTACTTTCATTATGCTTTACTTTCatttatgcaatttcgtttctgcctagttagattagaagcttttaattaaagttatttaaattcaactcgcctagttaattctttta contains:
- the LOC130987514 gene encoding uncharacterized protein LOC130987514 translates to MAENSGNPPASGHDIILGPDFFGLYKSEIDTLLAEDDSLLPLLRRVSQLSGNLNGVGREKGSTVENNASTSSASMFSDGIGALVSDTKKERLCGLLRQSVIDLTQEVDEMENPVLSVCRIRSCLSCKEKLLSLDASTCKADQPQHAKKKAKVVSASPDLESEHIQLDDDLRFILEQDSSKVEELMESHTREISTTLDHMETKLEEILNSVMTTCRAMTIVEKQELRRLLRKLPATSLDRVVEIIEHTNPPSYSGSTMNVELDKLNNVALWRLYFYAASVTEKLTVNAKKPCRE